Proteins encoded in a region of the Methanobrevibacter millerae genome:
- a CDS encoding nitroreductase family protein — protein MDLSDQIYKRKSCRKYSDDEIDMSAIREFMDNVKPLDSKINYSYEILTKDELNIRTRWNAPYYLALYSQKKENYGVNIGFIFQQLSLFLQSLDIGSCWVGMASIKENKPDFVITIAFGKSNDLTRDISQFKRKGLSEISDSEDERLIPAQLAPSAVNSQPWYFKHTDDGFDVYKVRHNIVKRKILGKWNDVDIGIALSHLYVSNPDTFEFKFENKKDLKGYEYIGPLKI, from the coding sequence ATGGACTTGTCAGACCAGATTTATAAAAGAAAATCCTGCAGAAAATATAGTGATGATGAAATTGACATGAGTGCAATCAGAGAGTTTATGGATAACGTAAAGCCATTGGACTCAAAAATCAACTATTCATATGAAATTTTGACAAAAGATGAGCTCAACATACGAACCAGATGGAATGCACCATATTACTTAGCATTATATTCCCAGAAAAAAGAAAATTATGGTGTTAATATCGGATTCATATTTCAGCAGCTCAGCCTATTTCTTCAAAGCCTGGATATTGGAAGCTGCTGGGTTGGCATGGCATCAATCAAAGAAAACAAACCGGATTTTGTAATCACAATAGCTTTTGGAAAATCAAATGACCTGACCAGAGACATTTCACAGTTCAAAAGAAAAGGATTATCAGAAATCTCAGATAGTGAAGATGAAAGGCTAATACCTGCACAGCTGGCACCGTCAGCCGTCAACTCACAGCCATGGTATTTCAAGCACACAGATGATGGATTTGATGTCTATAAGGTCAGACACAACATCGTGAAAAGAAAGATACTTGGAAAATGGAATGATGTTGATATAGGAATAGCACTATCCCATTTATATGTTTCAAATCCCGATACTTTTGAATTTAAATTTGAAAATAAAAAAGATTTGAAAGGATATGAATATATCGGACCATTGAAAATTTAA
- a CDS encoding DUF4258 domain-containing protein produces the protein MKVFDKFILGDTESIDWCFENTHFNQRLAQNGIKREYIVDTVMYEEPLRYEKSGNDEYEVIYEAPANKDYKELKLIFACHGNTIDLVTIMPNFQTATNRQKKKYQSDKRKDIEKKRLKAIAKRKW, from the coding sequence ATGAAAGTTTTTGACAAATTTATTCTTGGGGATACTGAAAGTATAGACTGGTGCTTTGAAAATACTCATTTCAATCAAAGACTCGCCCAAAATGGAATTAAAAGAGAATATATTGTCGATACGGTAATGTATGAAGAGCCATTGAGATATGAAAAAAGCGGAAATGATGAATATGAGGTAATATATGAAGCGCCAGCAAACAAGGATTACAAAGAGCTTAAGCTAATATTTGCATGTCATGGAAACACAATTGACCTTGTTACAATAATGCCTAACTTTCAAACAGCAACCAATCGCCAGAAGAAGAAATACCAATCAGACAAAAGAAAGGATATTGAAAAAAAGCGTTTGAAAGCTATAGCAAAAAGGAAATGGTAA
- a CDS encoding CapA family protein translates to MKVNKLIIALVAILVVLLIIAASATFLTNNGQIQPAQAKGNASIAVTGDVMFARNMAGVLSMDKSPFAGVSNVSSNVDLLIINFENAATNSENAVKGDVPLKCDPSYVPLAKANNNTIATLANNHVCDYGIDGMHDTIKYLNDAGITTVGAGDNEDDAHKAVSKDINGRNITVLNYMDSNNFAEYGYEALPYANGSSPGYSAYDSADAQKQISDARGNGSDFIIASLHFGNEYSMSPNQDQEKIAHELIDNGADIVIGAHPHVPQGIEMYKGKPICYSLGNFMFDLGTESTLNDYMVRIDLVNDTGVLTVYPVTLSGYLPYLMSPESGKSFLQSLSPQCDQLNITENGTGKLVFNLTEDNK, encoded by the coding sequence ATGAAAGTAAATAAATTGATAATTGCTCTTGTTGCTATTTTAGTTGTTTTACTTATAATTGCAGCATCAGCAACTTTTTTGACCAACAATGGTCAGATTCAACCTGCCCAGGCAAAGGGAAATGCTTCAATAGCGGTTACAGGAGACGTAATGTTTGCACGTAACATGGCAGGTGTTTTAAGTATGGACAAATCCCCATTTGCAGGTGTTTCCAATGTATCATCAAATGTTGATTTGCTTATAATCAACTTTGAAAATGCAGCAACAAATTCTGAAAATGCAGTTAAAGGTGATGTTCCATTGAAATGTGATCCTAGTTACGTTCCTCTTGCAAAGGCAAACAACAATACCATTGCAACACTTGCAAACAACCATGTATGTGATTATGGTATTGATGGAATGCATGATACAATCAAATATCTCAATGATGCAGGCATAACTACAGTGGGTGCAGGTGATAATGAAGATGATGCTCATAAGGCCGTATCAAAAGATATTAACGGGCGCAACATTACTGTACTTAATTATATGGATTCAAACAATTTTGCAGAATACGGCTATGAGGCGCTGCCTTATGCAAACGGATCTTCACCGGGCTATTCTGCATACGATTCAGCTGATGCTCAAAAACAGATTTCTGATGCTCGTGGAAACGGTTCAGACTTTATAATTGCATCACTCCATTTTGGAAATGAATATTCAATGTCTCCAAATCAGGATCAGGAAAAAATAGCCCATGAACTTATTGACAATGGTGCAGACATTGTAATTGGAGCTCACCCTCATGTGCCTCAGGGAATTGAAATGTATAAGGGAAAACCAATCTGCTACAGTTTAGGAAACTTCATGTTCGATTTGGGAACAGAATCAACATTGAATGATTATATGGTTCGAATAGATCTGGTTAATGATACCGGTGTATTGACTGTTTATCCGGTTACTCTCAGCGGATATTTGCCTTACCTGATGTCACCTGAAAGCGGAAAGTCTTTCCTTCAGAGTTTATCTCCACAGTGTGACCAGTTAAACATCACTGAAAACGGAACAGGAAAATTAGTATTTAATTTAACAGAGGATAATAAATAA
- a CDS encoding Ig-like domain repeat protein: protein MKKTIIFIMILIILFTLPHVSAIDENSTDLISATNDDELISSDNEYIDYDDPDTEFILEINDTKDYETTGNITFYIYFNGTLSFGPEIYDFIKEPITIYENNKNVGTVPVNQINYTTFNQDGNNVFNATFTCQIQNKTQIRLHYTAWDTNTLTIEKILEPEIKALTTQAIIIRDKNGIKYTSNNTWNNSIKYLEKAINVASANDEIILTNINIQTTPIFTNPTQSSTINVNKNLKIIGNNAAINANKNSHLFEINSNVTFINMTFTNFSSYLFKNHGNLTFINCTFKDSYTRFINNTGNLIILNSTFKNMKEYYSNAQISLLKDYYTEIGLIYNTGNLQIDNSVFDNFDYPKEIEIDNFTIKELGVIYNLNSATITNTNFTNINTRAINNTGNLKLEKTLFENITTNTLKILINTSEFNKISENTIYQSYTGYREKTTYTTYESKNYFLNGGAVYNTNNLTISESQFRNIISYYGGAIFNEGNATVNSTNFINTESSGGMGGAIFNNAKMTLENTTINNSKANLNNIQIGKNTFIQITHGGAIYNNQTLTLDNSIITQSTAAYGGAIANNGQIIINNTILDKNYANNEGYTGMNYGETIFNDENGNCIIHNSNIKNTIAKRTSIGGGGAYGTYGGIIYNLGDLTISKTIFDNMSGKYEDFSSVVGGSFTIFNYGKMNVTNNYFINSPHKEHRWSSIGYLSAYTYAYTNNPNNAYMSNNYYCLNADPYTIDTNFPVNDYFILAFDPDYYALNLNEVRNITLKLKLASGKEFSNYELLPKANVTIYTYDENGNKINFTKELTNGQVTFPYNYTSTKGRYIISAEMGGGKCIAEIDVGKNKSYMDIKAADIYYEDNAIFIMNVTGNLTNQPTGNVSIILDGKKYTAEINNTKANLTIPNMQAKTYDLIIRYEGDEDYFKYIHHQNFTVYKKPTGMTLQIPDVYYGERAIGRIFLNTSKYSVKDGHIYITDENNQTTVNQIAIRNNTYVRLTNFASGDLKITVELIGNENYESSNATVIFKIKKYETNLTINASDINAGESETITVTLTPEGEVAGEANLTINNKTETIYLKNGNNTVTLENLTGGSYNITIFFAGDKKYANSTVTTTISVKKHDTTMDVTVEEDKITVKVNPSNATGTVNLYINNQLQQLNLTNGTATFAPNYNRFNNSIFVYYEGDDYYNYTTFNTTYENNKLANLTGYDVLTYDGESGTIYVTLTDESGYGIAGKNITISINNKKYTHTTNQSGIAALTLTLPIGNYTITSKYNNYTAENTFTVLKNINMTTVGDIEVYDNETFQYYVKLTDGRNNNIKNAEVTFTVNGQKYINKTNNNGIARIFLTLNKGNYTITAKYKTETLTNKINVRENDNYTITANDLEMHYRDGSAFNITLKDGNGNTLSGRIITFTINNNTYQRTTDKNGVASLKINLAPGTHEIKTTYINTSTTNKILIKDYPVIITGEDVEMYYRDGTKYTVSLKDTRGIALTNVNVIFTVDGESYTRTTNKDGIASIAINLPEGTYTITATYKNASTTNKIVVKDYAPVITGNDVEMYYRDGTNYTITLKNTKGSPLINVDVTFTIDGENYTRATNKDGIASITINLPEGVYSITATYRNVSTTNKIIVKDYEPVITGSDVEMYYRDGTNYTITLKNTQGTPISNVDVIFNINNRNYTRITDSNGIARITINLPAGTYTIKATYKNASTTNKVTVKDYEPVIVGNDVELYYRDGTNYTITLKNSKGDILSNRIVTFNINNRDYNRTTNSNGEASVTINLPAGTYTIKVTYANASTTNKITVKEYAPVITGNDIEMYYRDGTNYTITLKNSKGDILSNKVVTFNVDGDDYNRTTNSNGEASVTINLPAGTYTIKTTYKNVSITNRITVKEYPPVLTTEDLEMYFHDNSTFKATLTNTNGDVLTNRKVTFTIGNETYTGTTNNQGVASIAINLAPGNYTIKTAYQNLTKTNNIEIRTNYNLETKDLVMIYKDGSRFTAKLTDKNGNTLKNATVLFTINGQSYTRKTNDEGIASIAINLNSGIHTITTRYQEEFKTNNITIKATVEAKDVVKVYRNATQYYAKFTDNAGKVLKNTQVTFNINGVYYTRTTNESGVAKLNLNLQQGKYILTAINPITGENAANNITILPTITENRDITKYYKNATQYTVKLIKPDGSIAGAGEKVTFNINGVYYERTTNESGIAKMNINLNPGDYIITAEYAGCKVSNKIKVLPTIKAQDLTKKYGTPNPFTATLLDGEGKPLANEKVTFNINGVFYTRTTDADGIAKLNINLQAGKYIITSSYNGLNVANTVTVQS from the coding sequence ATGAAAAAAACAATTATTTTCATAATGATTCTGATAATTTTATTCACATTACCACACGTTAGTGCCATTGATGAGAATTCTACGGATTTGATTAGTGCAACTAATGATGATGAGCTAATTTCAAGCGATAATGAATATATTGACTATGATGATCCAGATACTGAATTTATATTGGAGATTAATGATACAAAAGATTATGAAACGACTGGAAATATAACGTTTTACATATATTTTAATGGAACACTCTCATTTGGACCTGAAATTTATGATTTTATAAAAGAACCGATAACAATATATGAAAACAATAAAAATGTAGGAACAGTACCGGTAAATCAAATAAACTACACAACATTTAATCAAGATGGAAATAATGTTTTTAATGCAACATTTACATGCCAGATTCAAAACAAGACACAAATAAGACTACATTACACTGCATGGGATACAAATACATTGACAATTGAAAAAATATTGGAACCCGAAATAAAAGCATTGACAACACAAGCAATCATCATCAGAGACAAAAACGGAATAAAATATACTTCAAATAACACATGGAACAATTCAATCAAATATTTAGAAAAGGCAATTAATGTGGCCAGTGCAAACGATGAAATAATATTAACAAATATAAACATACAAACAACACCCATATTTACAAATCCAACCCAATCAAGTACCATTAATGTAAATAAAAACCTAAAAATAATCGGAAATAATGCAGCAATTAATGCGAACAAAAACAGTCATTTATTTGAAATAAATTCCAATGTAACATTCATTAATATGACATTTACTAATTTTTCAAGTTATTTATTCAAAAACCACGGCAATTTAACTTTTATAAATTGTACATTTAAAGATTCTTACACAAGATTCATAAACAATACTGGAAACTTAATAATATTAAATTCAACATTCAAAAACATGAAAGAATACTATTCAAATGCGCAAATATCCTTACTTAAAGATTACTATACCGAAATTGGGCTAATATATAACACTGGAAACTTACAAATCGACAATTCAGTATTTGATAACTTTGATTATCCAAAAGAAATAGAAATAGATAATTTTACAATTAAAGAGCTTGGAGTGATATATAATCTCAATAGTGCAACAATAACAAACACAAATTTTACAAACATTAATACAAGAGCAATAAACAATACCGGAAACTTAAAACTTGAAAAAACATTATTTGAAAACATAACAACAAATACTTTAAAGATATTAATAAATACATCAGAATTCAATAAAATCTCTGAAAACACAATCTATCAATCATATACCGGATACAGAGAAAAAACAACATATACAACTTATGAAAGTAAAAATTATTTCTTAAATGGTGGTGCAGTATATAACACAAATAACCTGACTATTAGTGAGTCCCAATTCAGAAATATAATCTCATATTACGGCGGAGCAATATTCAATGAAGGAAATGCGACAGTAAATAGTACAAATTTCATCAATACTGAAAGTTCTGGAGGAATGGGTGGAGCAATATTCAACAATGCAAAAATGACTCTTGAAAATACCACAATAAATAATTCCAAAGCAAATTTAAATAACATTCAAATTGGAAAAAATACATTTATACAAATTACCCATGGTGGAGCAATATACAATAACCAAACATTAACACTTGACAATTCAATCATAACACAATCAACTGCAGCGTATGGTGGAGCAATAGCAAACAACGGACAAATAATTATAAACAACACAATATTAGATAAAAATTATGCAAATAATGAAGGATATACTGGTATGAATTATGGTGAGACAATATTCAACGATGAAAATGGAAATTGCATTATACATAATTCAAATATAAAAAATACAATAGCAAAAAGAACATCAATAGGTGGCGGTGGTGCATATGGAACGTATGGTGGGATAATATATAATTTAGGAGATTTAACAATATCAAAAACAATATTTGATAATATGTCTGGAAAATATGAAGATTTTTCATCAGTTGTAGGTGGATCATTTACTATTTTTAATTATGGAAAAATGAATGTGACAAATAATTACTTTATTAACTCTCCACACAAAGAACACCGTTGGAGTTCTATAGGATATCTAAGTGCATACACTTACGCATACACAAACAATCCAAATAATGCATACATGAGCAATAACTACTACTGCCTGAACGCAGACCCATATACAATCGACACCAATTTCCCGGTCAACGACTATTTCATATTAGCATTCGATCCGGACTATTATGCTCTTAATTTAAATGAAGTGAGAAACATCACATTAAAACTGAAACTTGCAAGCGGAAAAGAATTCAGCAACTACGAACTTTTACCAAAAGCAAATGTAACAATATACACTTATGATGAAAACGGAAATAAAATCAACTTCACAAAAGAATTAACGAACGGACAGGTAACATTTCCATACAATTACACATCAACGAAAGGAAGATATATCATTTCAGCAGAAATGGGCGGGGGCAAATGCATTGCAGAAATCGATGTCGGGAAAAACAAAAGCTACATGGACATTAAGGCAGCAGACATTTACTATGAAGATAATGCAATATTTATAATGAACGTAACCGGAAACTTAACCAACCAGCCAACGGGAAACGTTTCAATAATTCTGGACGGTAAAAAATACACTGCAGAGATAAACAACACAAAAGCAAATCTAACAATCCCTAACATGCAGGCAAAAACATATGACTTAATCATACGCTATGAGGGAGATGAAGACTACTTCAAATACATTCACCATCAGAATTTCACAGTATACAAAAAACCAACCGGCATGACACTGCAAATACCTGACGTCTATTATGGCGAGCGAGCTATTGGAAGAATTTTTTTAAACACAAGCAAATATTCCGTTAAAGATGGACATATCTACATTACCGATGAGAATAATCAAACAACCGTTAACCAGATTGCAATCAGAAACAACACTTATGTAAGGTTAACCAATTTTGCAAGCGGAGATTTAAAAATAACAGTCGAACTGATTGGAAATGAAAACTACGAATCATCAAACGCAACAGTAATTTTCAAGATTAAAAAATATGAAACAAACCTCACAATAAATGCATCAGACATTAATGCGGGTGAAAGTGAAACGATTACAGTCACGCTCACACCGGAAGGTGAAGTTGCAGGAGAGGCCAATCTGACAATAAACAATAAAACAGAAACAATCTATCTAAAAAACGGAAACAATACCGTTACATTGGAAAACCTCACAGGAGGATCATACAACATTACGATATTCTTCGCTGGAGATAAAAAATACGCAAACTCAACAGTAACAACCACAATAAGCGTTAAAAAACATGACACAACAATGGATGTGACTGTTGAAGAGGATAAAATCACAGTAAAAGTCAATCCGTCAAATGCAACCGGAACAGTAAACTTATATATTAACAATCAATTGCAGCAATTAAACCTGACCAATGGAACTGCAACATTTGCTCCAAACTACAACAGATTCAACAACAGCATATTCGTCTACTACGAAGGAGATGACTACTATAACTACACTACATTCAACACAACATATGAAAACAACAAATTGGCAAATCTTACAGGTTATGACGTATTGACTTATGACGGAGAAAGCGGAACAATCTATGTAACGTTAACTGATGAAAGCGGATACGGAATTGCCGGAAAAAACATTACAATAAGCATTAACAACAAAAAATACACTCATACAACCAATCAATCAGGAATAGCGGCACTGACACTGACACTTCCGATTGGAAATTACACAATAACATCAAAATATAATAATTACACAGCAGAAAATACTTTCACAGTGCTTAAAAATATAAACATGACCACTGTAGGAGATATTGAAGTATACGACAACGAAACATTCCAGTACTACGTCAAATTAACTGACGGAAGAAACAACAATATCAAAAATGCAGAGGTTACATTCACTGTTAACGGCCAAAAATACATCAACAAAACTAATAATAACGGTATTGCAAGAATATTTTTAACACTAAACAAAGGAAACTACACAATAACCGCCAAATACAAAACAGAAACCTTAACAAATAAAATTAATGTTCGGGAAAACGACAACTACACAATAACCGCAAATGATTTGGAAATGCATTATCGTGACGGATCCGCATTCAACATAACACTGAAAGACGGAAACGGCAACACACTAAGCGGCAGAATAATCACATTCACAATCAATAATAACACATACCAAAGAACAACAGATAAAAATGGTGTTGCATCACTTAAAATAAACTTAGCACCTGGAACACATGAAATAAAAACAACCTACATCAATACATCAACTACCAATAAAATATTGATTAAAGACTATCCAGTTATCATCACTGGTGAAGATGTGGAAATGTATTACCGTGACGGTACCAAATACACTGTCAGCCTAAAAGACACAAGAGGAATCGCATTAACTAACGTAAACGTAATATTTACTGTTGATGGTGAAAGCTACACAAGAACTACTAATAAAGATGGTATCGCATCCATTGCAATCAACCTGCCGGAAGGAACATACACAATAACAGCAACTTATAAAAATGCATCAACAACCAACAAAATCGTTGTTAAAGATTATGCACCAGTAATTACAGGAAACGATGTGGAAATGTATTATCGTGACGGAACAAACTACACAATAACCCTGAAAAATACTAAAGGATCCCCACTAATCAATGTCGATGTAACATTCACAATAGACGGTGAAAACTACACAAGAGCAACAAACAAAGATGGAATTGCATCCATTACAATCAACCTACCAGAAGGAGTTTATTCAATAACAGCAACATACAGAAATGTTTCAACAACCAATAAAATTATTGTTAAAGACTACGAACCTGTAATAACAGGCAGTGACGTGGAAATGTATTATCGTGATGGAACAAACTACACAATCACATTGAAAAATACTCAGGGAACTCCGATTTCCAATGTTGATGTGATTTTCAATATCAACAACAGAAACTACACCAGAATAACTGATTCCAATGGTATTGCAAGAATAACAATCAACTTACCGGCAGGAACATACACTATAAAAGCAACATATAAAAACGCTTCAACAACCAACAAAGTTACTGTTAAAGACTACGAACCTGTAATCGTAGGTAATGACGTTGAATTGTATTATCGTGACGGCACAAACTACACAATCACATTGAAAAACAGCAAAGGAGATATCTTATCAAATAGGATTGTTACCTTTAATATCAACAACAGGGACTACAACAGAACTACCAACAGCAACGGTGAAGCGTCAGTGACAATTAACCTGCCTGCAGGAACATACACAATAAAAGTCACATATGCTAACGCTTCAACAACAAATAAAATCACAGTAAAAGAATATGCACCAGTAATAACCGGAAATGATATCGAAATGTACTACAGAGACGGTACTAACTACACAATCACATTGAAAAACAGTAAAGGAGATATCCTATCAAACAAAGTGGTTACATTCAATGTTGATGGTGATGACTATAACAGAACTACTAACAGCAATGGTGAAGCGTCAGTGACAATTAACCTGCCAGCAGGAACATACACAATAAAAACAACATATAAAAATGTATCAATAACAAACAGGATTACAGTGAAAGAATATCCTCCAGTATTAACAACTGAGGACTTGGAAATGTATTTCCATGACAATTCAACATTTAAAGCAACCTTAACCAATACAAACGGTGATGTATTAACAAACAGGAAAGTTACATTCACAATTGGAAATGAAACATACACGGGAACTACTAATAATCAGGGTGTAGCATCTATTGCAATTAATTTGGCTCCTGGAAACTACACAATAAAAACAGCATACCAAAACTTAACTAAAACAAACAACATTGAAATCAGGACAAACTATAATCTTGAAACTAAAGATTTAGTCATGATTTACAAGGACGGATCAAGGTTTACTGCAAAACTGACTGACAAAAACGGTAACACTCTTAAAAATGCAACAGTTTTATTTACAATCAACGGACAGTCATACACAAGAAAAACCAATGATGAAGGAATAGCATCAATTGCAATCAATTTAAACAGCGGAATACATACAATCACAACAAGATACCAGGAAGAGTTTAAAACAAACAATATAACAATCAAAGCTACAGTTGAAGCAAAAGATGTTGTTAAAGTCTATAGAAACGCAACCCAGTATTATGCGAAATTCACTGACAATGCTGGAAAAGTACTTAAAAATACGCAGGTCACATTCAACATCAATGGTGTCTATTACACAAGAACAACTAATGAATCTGGTGTTGCAAAGCTAAACCTAAACCTCCAACAAGGAAAATATATACTAACAGCAATCAACCCAATAACCGGAGAAAACGCAGCAAACAACATCACAATACTGCCAACAATAACAGAAAACAGAGACATTACAAAATACTACAAGAACGCGACACAGTACACTGTCAAACTAATAAAACCTGATGGAAGCATTGCAGGAGCAGGAGAAAAAGTAACATTCAACATAAACGGAGTATACTACGAAAGAACAACCAACGAATCAGGAATCGCAAAAATGAACATAAACTTAAACCCTGGAGATTATATAATAACCGCTGAATATGCTGGTTGTAAAGTATCAAACAAAATCAAAGTACTTCCAACAATAAAAGCACAGGATTTAACCAAAAAATACGGCACACCAAATCCATTTACAGCAACATTACTTGACGGTGAAGGAAAACCACTGGCAAACGAAAAAGTAACATTCAACATCAACGGAGTATTCTACACAAGAACAACCGATGCTGACGGTATTGCAAAACTCAACATTAACTTGCAGGCCGGAAAATACATAATAACCTCAAGCTACAACGGACTGAATGTGGCAAACACCGTAACCGTACAAAGCTAA
- a CDS encoding sodium-dependent transporter — protein sequence MSEHGQWDSSLSFIFAMIGAAVGLGNIWRFSYVLYSNGGGSFFIPYLIAIAIMGIPFLILEYAVGFSFKDSFSNILKKINPKYEVIAWILVSFVFIVVIYYMVILSWDLVYLLSSFTFGWGTDTVSYFTHTVGGSSNLESAGFLLIPTTICVALLWVVLWFISHKDVDQGIGKFSKVLIPSLFVIMGFIIIYALTLPGAGIGINTLLTPDWSKLLDVNIWLAAFAQIIFSLSMGQAIAVTYASYLPKNSRLTDNVLIVVASNSLFEVCTAFGVFSILGYMSHTAGTPMIQLITEGTGLIFIVFPMIFNIMGPIGRVLAPLLFLAILFAGITSALGFLEPMLNSLAIKLNMSRKKAATILSIIGCIFSLMLTTGISSYLVGIIDSFVNEFGILILIGVQCIIFAWFYGLDKFIPILNENGILKVGTLWKTVIKYILPIFLIVIWVIGIIKLFGNAAPFELMIDAIIIVAVLVVSFALTRYKATN from the coding sequence ATGAGTGAACATGGTCAATGGGATTCATCTTTATCATTTATTTTTGCAATGATTGGGGCGGCAGTTGGTTTAGGTAACATCTGGCGTTTTAGTTATGTGCTTTATTCTAATGGTGGAGGATCATTTTTTATCCCATATTTAATCGCAATAGCCATAATGGGTATTCCTTTTTTGATATTGGAATATGCAGTCGGTTTCAGTTTTAAGGACTCGTTTTCCAATATTTTGAAAAAAATCAACCCAAAATATGAAGTTATTGCCTGGATTTTAGTATCTTTTGTTTTTATAGTAGTTATTTATTATATGGTTATATTGAGCTGGGACTTGGTATATCTTTTATCTAGTTTCACATTCGGATGGGGAACGGATACTGTATCATATTTCACCCATACTGTTGGTGGAAGCTCTAATTTAGAGTCAGCAGGATTTTTACTAATCCCAACAACTATATGTGTAGCATTATTGTGGGTTGTATTATGGTTCATTTCCCACAAAGATGTTGATCAGGGAATAGGTAAATTTTCAAAAGTCCTCATTCCTTCATTATTTGTCATAATGGGATTTATCATTATTTATGCATTAACATTGCCTGGTGCCGGAATAGGTATCAATACTCTTTTGACACCTGACTGGTCAAAATTACTTGATGTTAACATTTGGCTTGCGGCATTTGCACAGATAATCTTTTCATTGAGTATGGGTCAGGCTATTGCTGTAACTTATGCTAGCTATTTACCTAAAAACTCTCGTTTGACAGATAATGTTTTAATTGTTGTTGCATCAAACTCCCTTTTTGAAGTATGTACCGCATTCGGTGTATTTTCAATTTTGGGATATATGTCTCATACAGCCGGAACGCCGATGATACAGCTAATTACTGAAGGTACAGGTCTTATATTCATTGTTTTCCCTATGATATTCAATATTATGGGGCCAATTGGACGTGTGCTTGCACCATTACTGTTTTTAGCAATTTTATTTGCAGGAATAACATCAGCTTTAGGATTTTTGGAACCAATGCTCAATTCACTTGCAATCAAATTAAACATGTCCCGTAAAAAAGCAGCAACAATATTGTCCATTATTGGATGTATATTCTCATTGATGCTGACTACAGGAATAAGCAGCTATCTGGTTGGAATCATTGACAGTTTTGTAAATGAGTTTGGAATATTGATTCTCATCGGTGTTCAATGTATCATATTCGCATGGTTCTACGGCTTGGACAAGTTCATACCAATTTTAAATGAAAATGGTATATTAAAAGTTGGAACATTGTGGAAAACAGTTATTAAATATATTTTGCCTATATTTTTAATCGTAATTTGGGTAATCGGTATTATCAAGCTATTTGGTAATGCAGCACCTTTCGAATTGATGATTGATGCCATTATTATTGTGGCAGTTTTAGTTGTTAGTTTTGCTTTAACCAGATATAAAGCAACCAACTAA